From a region of the Methylomonas rapida genome:
- a CDS encoding Hsp70 family protein: MNTTASQYLVGIDLGTTHTVVAYAAINDPEKNIRLFEVQQLVAPGEVAERPLLPSVRYHPAQGEFSDAAGFLTAEDGAILGEAARVLGAKSQGRLLTSAKSWLSHASVDHTAAILPWGSDESVFKVSPLEASASYLRHVRSVWEQRFPQAPLSRQNVVITVPASFDESARSLTLRAAQMAGLTDVRLLEEPQAVVYDWLRRHAGSVGPSLGDSRLLLVCDVGGGTTDLTLIKIEHGEGEPKLTRIGVGDHLMLGGDNIDLALAHLAESRLRGDGKKLSAADLSQLLEQCRIAKEKLLADDAPEQMAVTLLGGGSKLIGGTRSTFLTREEVKDIALEGFLPLSGLQELPDKKRSGVVEFGLPYAAEPAISKHIAAFLQLHAQAAKAAFGSDNIVPDALLLNGGVFRSQTMVQRVTALLTAWRGGQQPLLLGNRHPELAVAYGAVSYAVARQDKKLKIGGGAARGYFLLVDTIGGKDAVKRGVCILPKGSEEGHEVLLSDRQFALRVGQPVRFNLLSNSGDSDFKPGEIVELDDERFHSLPPLAVAFEGQQKAEVAVQLAATHTEVGTLRLQCVAVEDANQRWDVEFQIRKKAAMPMTADLPAQLPQAIDKIQSVFGPKSKQIDPKAVKTLRADLEKVLGMPRGEWSTPLLRELFAVLAEGVKYRRRSEQHERLWLSLAGFCLRPGFGYPLDDWRAEQLWKLYPEGLQFVNEKQNWAEWWTLWRRVAGGLAADAQQRLFNDIAKFIDPAAARQAGVVKQAALRGYEDMVRLAAALERLPVADKIRLGEWLLKRLAKPGEPEQSWWALGRIGSRIPFHGNNHDVIPAGTVADWLQQLLTVDWKKQTQAGFAATLLARRCDDRARDIDEDLRALVLDKLKEAKAPAIWQEMVAEFKQLDESQEKQIFGEALPPGLRLI; the protein is encoded by the coding sequence GTGAACACAACAGCGTCCCAATATTTAGTCGGCATAGATTTAGGTACCACTCATACCGTCGTCGCCTATGCGGCGATCAATGACCCGGAAAAAAACATTCGCCTGTTCGAGGTTCAGCAATTGGTTGCGCCCGGCGAAGTCGCGGAAAGGCCATTGCTGCCGTCGGTGCGTTATCACCCGGCACAGGGCGAATTCAGTGATGCCGCCGGATTCCTGACGGCCGAGGATGGCGCCATCTTGGGTGAGGCGGCACGCGTGTTGGGCGCGAAATCGCAAGGCCGTTTGTTGACCAGCGCCAAGAGCTGGTTATCGCATGCGTCGGTCGATCATACGGCCGCAATCCTGCCCTGGGGCAGCGACGAGTCGGTATTCAAGGTCTCGCCGCTGGAAGCCAGCGCCAGTTATTTGCGCCACGTGCGCTCGGTTTGGGAGCAGCGATTTCCGCAGGCGCCATTGTCTCGGCAAAACGTCGTCATCACGGTGCCGGCATCGTTCGACGAGTCGGCGCGTTCGTTGACCCTCAGGGCAGCGCAGATGGCCGGATTGACGGATGTGCGTTTGTTGGAAGAGCCGCAAGCTGTCGTTTACGACTGGTTGCGCCGCCATGCCGGTAGTGTAGGTCCCAGTCTCGGCGATAGCCGCTTATTGCTGGTCTGCGACGTTGGCGGAGGCACCACGGACCTGACCTTGATCAAGATCGAGCATGGCGAGGGCGAGCCCAAGCTGACCCGAATCGGCGTCGGCGACCATCTGATGCTGGGCGGCGACAATATCGACCTGGCGCTGGCGCATCTAGCCGAAAGCCGGTTGCGGGGAGACGGCAAGAAACTTTCGGCCGCGGATTTGTCGCAATTGCTGGAACAATGCCGCATTGCCAAAGAGAAATTGCTGGCCGACGATGCGCCGGAACAAATGGCGGTGACCTTGTTGGGCGGCGGCTCCAAACTGATAGGCGGTACCCGAAGCACTTTCTTGACGCGCGAGGAAGTCAAAGACATCGCCCTGGAAGGCTTTTTACCCTTGTCCGGCTTGCAGGAATTGCCGGACAAGAAGCGTAGCGGCGTGGTCGAGTTCGGCCTGCCTTATGCGGCCGAACCGGCTATCAGCAAACATATCGCGGCCTTTTTGCAGTTGCATGCACAGGCTGCAAAAGCGGCTTTCGGCAGCGACAACATCGTGCCGGATGCATTGCTGTTGAATGGTGGTGTGTTTCGCAGCCAGACCATGGTGCAACGCGTGACCGCGCTGTTGACCGCCTGGCGCGGCGGCCAACAGCCCTTGTTGCTGGGCAACCGCCATCCGGAGCTTGCGGTGGCTTATGGCGCGGTCAGTTACGCAGTGGCGAGGCAGGACAAGAAGCTCAAGATAGGCGGCGGCGCAGCGCGCGGTTATTTCTTGTTGGTCGATACTATCGGCGGCAAAGACGCCGTCAAACGCGGCGTTTGCATTTTGCCGAAAGGCAGCGAGGAAGGCCATGAGGTGCTGTTGAGCGACAGGCAATTTGCGTTGCGCGTCGGGCAGCCGGTACGCTTTAATTTGTTGTCCAACAGTGGCGATAGCGATTTCAAGCCCGGCGAGATCGTCGAGCTGGACGACGAACGTTTCCACAGCCTGCCGCCCTTGGCGGTGGCTTTCGAAGGCCAGCAGAAGGCCGAGGTTGCCGTGCAGTTGGCGGCTACTCATACCGAAGTCGGCACTTTGCGTTTGCAATGCGTCGCGGTGGAAGACGCCAATCAACGCTGGGATGTCGAGTTTCAGATCCGCAAGAAAGCTGCGATGCCTATGACTGCCGACTTGCCGGCCCAGTTGCCGCAAGCCATCGATAAGATCCAATCGGTATTCGGGCCTAAGTCCAAGCAAATCGATCCTAAGGCCGTGAAAACCTTGCGAGCCGATCTGGAAAAGGTACTGGGCATGCCGCGCGGTGAATGGAGTACGCCATTGTTGCGCGAACTCTTCGCCGTCCTTGCCGAGGGCGTCAAATACCGGCGCCGTAGCGAGCAGCACGAACGATTGTGGCTGAGCCTGGCTGGCTTTTGCCTGCGGCCCGGTTTCGGTTATCCGCTGGACGATTGGCGGGCCGAGCAATTGTGGAAGCTGTATCCGGAAGGCCTGCAATTCGTCAACGAAAAGCAAAACTGGGCGGAATGGTGGACCTTGTGGCGGCGTGTAGCCGGCGGTTTGGCGGCCGATGCGCAGCAACGCCTGTTTAACGACATCGCCAAGTTCATCGATCCCGCCGCGGCCCGCCAAGCCGGTGTGGTTAAGCAAGCGGCGCTCAGAGGTTACGAGGATATGGTCAGGCTGGCCGCCGCTCTAGAGCGCTTGCCGGTGGCGGATAAAATCCGACTCGGCGAGTGGCTGTTAAAACGTCTGGCCAAACCCGGCGAGCCCGAACAAAGCTGGTGGGCCTTGGGGCGTATCGGCTCGCGGATTCCGTTCCACGGCAATAATCACGATGTGATTCCTGCCGGAACGGTGGCCGACTGGCTGCAGCAGCTGTTGACAGTCGACTGGAAGAAACAGACCCAAGCCGGTTTTGCGGCGACTTTGCTGGCGCGCCGTTGCGACGATAGAGCGCGCGACATCGACGAAGACTTGCGCGCGCTCGTATTGGATAAGTTGAAGGAAGCCAAGGCGCCGGCGATTTGGCAGGAAATGGTCGCCGAATTCAAACAACTGGACGAGAGCCAGGAAAAACAAATTTTTGGCGAGGCGTTGCCGCCGGGCTTGCGTTTGATTTAG
- a CDS encoding DEAD/DEAH box helicase: MDNDIYLYDTERLHGIASEELVKQGLSYFSDNRVIGVALENGRAIAQVEDVYEEQYWLELVIDPEGSLQVSCDCHHDASVCVHAIAALYAYADQYAPLDSAGLDSALDEAIQERVKKGRNEVKVKLISGNLGFGTWQATSLVSATHWQRSYQVQIRSLDQRVNYCTCPDLASNRLGTCKHIEAVLHYARKQKDYKRLKAEGSPVSFVYLAWESATRPLLRLYRRPELAGDLAALLDEFFNEQGQFVGRLPEDLFRFSQLVYGREDFLLGEDAVQYAQQCAEDAAQALRGQEIKRLIQQGNGVLPGLKVRLFPYQVEGVAFLAGRGRALLADDMGLGKTLQAIAAGTWLADHAEVKRILIVCPTSLKHQWAREIAKFTGRPVQILQGGPDQRGVQYRADALFFIVNYELVLRDLSIISENLKPDLLILDEAQRIKNWRTKLSSTIKLIPSRYVFVLSGTPLENRLEDLYSLLQLVDARVLGPLWRCLLDFHITDERGKVIGYRNLSELRRRIAPVVLRRSRSLVADQLPERTEVTLDIAMDAKQQELHDSALQAAGLLAKIAKRRPLTPSEQNRLLSALQQARMACNAAGLVDKETQGSPKLEELTRLLEELCLQGNRKAVVFSQWALMTEMVEALARGMGLGCVRLHGGVPSAKRGELMQRFHDDDALQVFISTDAGGTGLNLQAATALINLDMPWNPAILDQRIARIHRLGQKNKVQIFILLAEYSYEQRVAQLVKGKRHLFDNVIDPEATEDTVGVSKKMLETLVDDLAGTPIEDAAKVEAPSVAEPELPTPTAEPVAKPVHPGVVEDDDSVRQVVTGIQNTFGPRIERVLAKAGGLLVVVEQWRDGDEQAAQDLSADGLPVAVIDGRTWRSLQRLGSASPLAESRTVFAAVEPVQLQQNPLHELAAQKLRSAEILLEQQCLAGVMDLLASALLSKLAALNGQTQAPSVIEAAAWLYTEIVPRGVLSNEQAAHVLQVVSLSLSSALPEILIRQAASDARGLLAALA, translated from the coding sequence ATGGACAACGATATTTATCTTTACGACACGGAGCGCCTGCACGGCATTGCTTCCGAGGAGCTGGTCAAGCAAGGCTTGAGTTATTTCTCGGATAATCGCGTCATCGGCGTGGCGCTGGAAAATGGGCGGGCAATCGCTCAGGTCGAAGATGTCTACGAAGAGCAATATTGGCTTGAATTGGTGATCGATCCGGAGGGCAGTCTACAAGTCTCATGCGATTGCCATCACGATGCCAGCGTTTGCGTGCATGCCATCGCCGCGCTTTACGCCTATGCCGATCAATATGCGCCGCTCGATAGTGCCGGTCTGGATAGCGCGCTGGACGAGGCGATACAGGAACGGGTCAAAAAAGGCCGCAACGAGGTCAAGGTCAAGCTAATCAGCGGCAATCTGGGGTTCGGTACCTGGCAGGCGACTTCGCTGGTGTCGGCGACCCATTGGCAGCGTTCCTATCAAGTGCAGATACGCTCGCTGGATCAGCGCGTCAATTATTGCACCTGTCCGGATTTGGCCAGCAATCGCCTGGGTACTTGCAAGCATATCGAGGCGGTATTGCATTACGCGCGCAAGCAAAAAGACTACAAACGCCTGAAGGCCGAAGGCAGCCCGGTTTCTTTCGTGTATCTGGCTTGGGAATCCGCCACCCGCCCGCTGCTGCGTTTGTATCGGCGGCCCGAATTGGCTGGCGATTTGGCGGCGCTGTTGGACGAATTTTTCAATGAGCAAGGCCAATTCGTGGGCCGCTTGCCGGAAGATTTATTCCGTTTCTCGCAATTGGTTTATGGTCGCGAAGACTTTTTGCTGGGCGAAGATGCCGTGCAGTATGCCCAGCAATGCGCGGAAGATGCGGCGCAAGCCTTGCGCGGACAAGAGATCAAGCGCCTGATTCAGCAAGGCAACGGCGTGTTGCCAGGGCTCAAGGTTAGATTGTTTCCGTATCAGGTCGAGGGCGTGGCGTTTTTGGCGGGGCGAGGCCGGGCGCTACTGGCCGACGACATGGGCTTGGGCAAGACCTTGCAGGCCATCGCCGCTGGCACTTGGCTGGCCGACCACGCCGAGGTCAAACGCATTCTGATTGTTTGCCCGACTTCGCTCAAACACCAATGGGCCAGGGAGATCGCCAAGTTTACCGGGCGGCCCGTGCAGATTTTACAAGGCGGACCGGATCAGCGCGGCGTGCAATACCGCGCCGATGCCTTGTTCTTCATCGTCAATTACGAGTTGGTGTTGCGTGATCTGAGCATCATCAGCGAAAACCTCAAACCCGATTTGTTGATCCTGGACGAAGCCCAGCGCATCAAAAATTGGCGCACCAAGTTGTCGTCCACGATCAAATTGATTCCGTCGCGCTACGTGTTCGTGCTGAGCGGCACGCCGTTGGAAAACCGCCTGGAAGACTTGTACAGCCTGCTGCAATTGGTCGATGCCCGCGTGCTGGGGCCGCTGTGGCGCTGTCTGTTGGACTTTCATATCACCGACGAACGCGGCAAGGTCATAGGCTATCGTAACTTGTCTGAACTGCGGCGCCGCATCGCGCCGGTGGTGTTGCGCCGCTCTCGCAGCTTGGTCGCCGACCAATTGCCGGAGCGCACCGAAGTCACGCTGGATATTGCGATGGATGCCAAACAGCAGGAACTGCACGATTCCGCGCTGCAAGCCGCCGGGCTATTGGCGAAAATCGCCAAGCGCCGGCCGCTGACGCCCAGCGAACAGAATCGCCTATTATCCGCCTTGCAGCAGGCCCGCATGGCGTGCAACGCGGCAGGGCTTGTGGATAAGGAAACCCAAGGATCGCCCAAGCTCGAGGAATTGACGCGCTTGTTGGAAGAATTGTGTTTGCAAGGCAACCGCAAGGCCGTGGTGTTTTCGCAGTGGGCCTTGATGACGGAGATGGTGGAAGCCCTGGCGCGCGGCATGGGCTTGGGCTGCGTGCGCCTGCACGGCGGTGTGCCGAGCGCAAAACGCGGCGAACTGATGCAGCGTTTTCATGACGACGATGCCTTGCAGGTGTTCATTTCCACCGATGCTGGCGGTACCGGCTTGAATCTGCAAGCCGCCACGGCCTTGATCAATCTCGATATGCCGTGGAATCCGGCGATATTGGATCAACGCATCGCCCGCATTCATCGCTTGGGGCAAAAAAACAAGGTGCAGATTTTTATTCTGCTGGCCGAATATTCTTACGAACAGCGCGTCGCCCAATTGGTGAAGGGCAAGCGGCATTTGTTCGACAACGTCATCGATCCGGAAGCGACCGAAGACACGGTCGGCGTTTCGAAGAAAATGCTGGAAACCTTGGTCGACGATTTGGCGGGTACGCCTATCGAGGATGCGGCCAAGGTCGAAGCTCCGTCGGTGGCGGAACCAGAATTGCCGACACCTACTGCCGAACCGGTGGCCAAGCCAGTTCACCCCGGTGTTGTGGAAGACGACGACAGCGTGCGTCAGGTGGTGACTGGCATCCAAAACACATTCGGCCCGCGTATCGAGCGGGTGCTGGCCAAGGCCGGCGGTTTGTTGGTCGTGGTCGAACAGTGGCGGGATGGCGACGAACAAGCCGCGCAGGACTTGTCGGCGGATGGCCTGCCTGTTGCGGTGATCGACGGCCGCACCTGGCGCAGTTTGCAACGCTTGGGCAGCGCCTCGCCGTTGGCCGAAAGCCGTACGGTGTTCGCGGCGGTCGAACCGGTGCAACTCCAGCAAAACCCTTTGCATGAACTGGCCGCGCAAAAATTGCGCTCTGCCGAAATATTGCTGGAACAACAGTGCTTGGCCGGGGTGATGGATTTGCTGGCGTCGGCCTTGTTGTCCAAATTGGCGGCGTTGAATGGACAAACCCAAGCGCCGTCCGTCATCGAAGCCGCCGCGTGGCTTTACACCGAAATAGTGCCGCGCGGCGTTTTGAGCAACGAACAGGCTGCCCACGTGCTGCAGGTCGTTTCGTTAAGCTTGAGCAGCGCGCTGCCCGAGATTTTGATCCGACAAGCCGCGAGTGATGCGAGGGGATTGTTGGCTGCTTTGGCTTGA
- a CDS encoding CCDC90 family protein, whose amino-acid sequence MNAIPFDTLKFANWLKAVGFTETQTETIVEIQREANNETLHHAIHDFHLDDIATKRDIKELERDIKAMEVALKRDLADVEMRLRRTAQSGALDITDRPNSPLLRKAGFPAG is encoded by the coding sequence ATGAACGCCATACCCTTTGACACGTTAAAATTTGCCAACTGGCTAAAGGCCGTGGGCTTTACCGAGACTCAAACCGAGACCATAGTCGAAATTCAACGGGAAGCCAACAATGAAACTTTGCACCATGCTATACATGATTTCCACCTGGACGACATTGCCACCAAGCGAGATATAAAAGAGTTGGAGCGCGACATAAAGGCAATGGAGGTTGCGCTTAAGCGTGATCTGGCCGATGTCGAGATGCGGCTTCGGCGTACTGCTCAAAGTGGCGCGCTTGATATAACCGATAGACCGAATAGTCCGTTGTTGCGAAAGGCGGGGTTTCCCGCTGGGTAA
- a CDS encoding Uma2 family endonuclease: MKSNIVENYLSEADYLAGEQDGQLRHEFIAGEVYAMTGASEAHNKISGNFFAELRNALKQKGASCTAYINDMKVKVQNDFYYPDVMVVCDANDTQNAYYKTRPLVIVEVLSPATRRIDKTLKRLAYQSLETLQEYVLVEQETAEVEVFSRQRGWQPDYYYPGDTVNLQSIDVTIAVEDIYYQVDRVDSRRLGP, from the coding sequence ATGAAATCAAATATTGTCGAAAATTATTTGAGTGAAGCCGATTATCTGGCCGGCGAACAGGACGGGCAACTCAGGCATGAATTCATTGCGGGCGAGGTCTACGCGATGACCGGCGCGAGCGAAGCGCATAATAAAATCAGCGGAAATTTTTTTGCGGAATTACGCAATGCACTGAAACAGAAAGGCGCCTCTTGTACAGCTTACATCAACGACATGAAAGTCAAAGTTCAAAACGACTTCTATTATCCCGACGTGATGGTGGTCTGCGATGCCAACGATACGCAAAATGCCTATTACAAAACCCGGCCGCTGGTTATCGTCGAAGTGTTGTCGCCGGCCACGCGCCGAATCGACAAAACCTTGAAACGGCTAGCCTATCAGTCATTGGAGACCTTGCAGGAATATGTACTGGTCGAACAGGAAACCGCCGAAGTCGAAGTCTTTAGTCGGCAACGCGGCTGGCAGCCGGATTATTATTACCCGGGCGATACCGTCAACTTGCAGTCCATCGATGTGACAATTGCCGTCGAAGATATTTATTATCAAGTCGATAGGGTGGATTCGCGGAGATTGGGTCCATGA
- a CDS encoding DUF29 domain-containing protein, with product MHRYESDIIAWANEQAAFLRAGQFNRLDLEHLADEIEDVGKSERRELRSRMAVLLAHLLKWQYQEGFRSKSWQRTIKEQRRGIAGCLKETPSLKTDLVQPDWWEWVWSDAVTLAVKETGLDCFPESCPWDFEGVMNPDFWPE from the coding sequence ATGCATAGGTACGAATCCGATATTATTGCGTGGGCCAATGAGCAGGCCGCGTTTCTCCGTGCGGGCCAGTTTAACAGGCTTGACTTGGAACACCTTGCGGATGAGATTGAAGACGTGGGCAAAAGCGAACGAAGAGAACTGAGAAGCAGAATGGCGGTTTTGCTGGCCCATCTTCTGAAATGGCAATATCAGGAAGGTTTTCGAAGCAAAAGTTGGCAGCGCACAATCAAGGAGCAACGACGAGGCATTGCTGGTTGCTTGAAGGAAACCCCCAGTCTTAAAACCGATCTGGTTCAACCCGATTGGTGGGAATGGGTGTGGTCTGATGCCGTCACTCTTGCGGTAAAGGAAACGGGGCTCGATTGCTTCCCCGAATCTTGTCCGTGGGACTTTGAGGGGGTCATGAATCCTGATTTTTGGCCGGAATAA
- a CDS encoding Rpn family recombination-promoting nuclease/putative transposase, which produces MSSEYDASYKLLFSAPELVRDLILGFIPDDWLHGLDYSTLEKLPGSYVTDDFRHRADDVVWRVKADESWVYLYILIEFQSNVDPFMAVRMMIYAGLLYQDLIRRGEILPDKRLPPVLPIVLYNGDSKWTAATDIRAIALCSTCTGKGFSIAILPNIPDAPRSNPLFC; this is translated from the coding sequence ATGAGTAGCGAATACGACGCTAGTTACAAGCTGTTGTTCTCTGCGCCGGAACTGGTGCGAGACCTGATTTTGGGTTTTATTCCGGACGACTGGTTGCATGGTCTGGATTACAGTACGTTGGAAAAACTGCCAGGCAGTTATGTGACCGACGATTTCCGGCATAGAGCCGACGACGTGGTTTGGCGCGTCAAGGCGGACGAAAGCTGGGTATATTTGTATATCCTGATCGAATTTCAAAGTAACGTCGATCCTTTCATGGCGGTGCGGATGATGATCTATGCGGGATTGCTTTATCAAGATTTGATCCGACGCGGCGAGATATTGCCAGACAAGCGCTTGCCGCCGGTGTTGCCTATTGTACTGTATAACGGCGACAGCAAATGGACGGCGGCTACCGACATCAGGGCAATCGCGCTTTGTAGCACTTGCACGGGCAAGGGGTTTAGTATAGCGATTTTGCCTAATATCCCAGATGCTCCCAGATCCAACCCCCTATTTTGCTGA
- a CDS encoding DUF4351 domain-containing protein, whose amino-acid sequence MAELVPKVPGLVSEYLPQLKYLLIDENNYSETVLAELKNLVAAVIRFEHPSNDRALIQLIDQLNDWLSGQPELKRIFAIWIRSVLLRQSKNTLVLPKINDLKELKMTLAERFEEWAKSHEQKGMEKGMEKGEALVLQRQLIRRFGPLPNAVLTKIATADRVQLELWCDRVLDAASLDDVFG is encoded by the coding sequence ATGGCGGAACTGGTGCCGAAAGTACCGGGATTGGTGTCGGAATACTTGCCACAGCTCAAATACCTGCTGATAGACGAAAACAACTACAGCGAAACCGTTTTGGCTGAGCTGAAAAACCTGGTGGCCGCGGTGATCCGCTTCGAGCATCCCAGTAACGATAGGGCATTGATCCAATTGATCGATCAATTAAACGACTGGCTAAGCGGGCAGCCGGAACTCAAACGTATCTTTGCCATCTGGATTAGGTCCGTTTTATTGAGACAAAGCAAAAATACCTTGGTGTTACCCAAAATCAATGATTTAAAGGAGTTAAAAATGACACTGGCAGAACGATTTGAAGAATGGGCTAAGTCTCATGAACAGAAAGGGATGGAAAAAGGGATGGAAAAGGGTGAAGCACTGGTATTGCAAAGGCAGTTGATTAGACGCTTTGGTCCTTTACCCAACGCAGTGCTGACCAAGATTGCAACGGCCGATAGAGTGCAATTAGAGTTGTGGTGCGATAGAGTGCTCGATGCCGCTTCATTGGATGATGTGTTCGGTTAA
- the pseB gene encoding UDP-N-acetylglucosamine 4,6-dehydratase (inverting) codes for MLNGKNILITGGTGSFGRQCTKMLLECYSPKKLIIFSRDELKQFEMQQVFNQRCMRYFLGDVRDQNRLKRALEDIDIVIHAAALKQVPAAEYNPFECIKTNVLGAQNLIEACLDAGVQRVVALSTDKAAAPINLYGATKLCSDKLFVAANNIKGTRDIRFSVVRYGNVMGSRGSVVPFFLKQRETGVLPITDPEMTRFNISLQEGVEMVLWALENALGGEVFVPKIPSYRITDLATAIGPECEHKIVGIRPGEKIHEEMISASDSFNTVDLGRYYAILPAGAEYNMKNYCTRTGAQKVMPGFRYDSGSNEHFLGVEELRAMIDAYVQGK; via the coding sequence ATGTTAAACGGAAAAAATATATTGATAACCGGCGGCACCGGATCATTCGGCAGGCAATGTACTAAGATGTTGCTTGAATGCTATAGCCCGAAAAAACTGATCATTTTTTCCAGGGATGAGCTCAAGCAGTTTGAAATGCAGCAAGTCTTCAATCAGCGGTGTATGCGATATTTCCTCGGCGATGTCAGGGATCAAAACCGGCTGAAACGAGCGCTGGAGGATATCGATATCGTTATTCATGCGGCGGCTCTGAAGCAAGTGCCTGCGGCCGAATATAACCCTTTCGAATGCATCAAGACTAATGTGTTGGGAGCGCAAAACTTGATAGAAGCCTGTTTGGATGCGGGTGTACAGAGGGTTGTTGCTTTGTCGACGGATAAAGCCGCTGCACCCATCAATCTGTATGGCGCGACTAAACTTTGCTCGGACAAACTGTTTGTCGCTGCTAATAATATCAAAGGTACACGGGATATCCGTTTCAGTGTGGTGCGTTATGGCAATGTCATGGGCAGCCGCGGTTCTGTGGTTCCTTTCTTTTTGAAACAGCGTGAGACCGGCGTATTGCCTATTACCGATCCGGAAATGACGCGTTTCAATATCAGTCTTCAAGAAGGCGTGGAAATGGTGCTATGGGCGCTCGAAAACGCTTTGGGCGGCGAAGTGTTCGTGCCAAAGATTCCTTCTTACCGTATTACTGACCTGGCGACGGCAATCGGTCCAGAATGCGAACACAAGATTGTCGGTATTCGGCCCGGCGAAAAGATCCATGAAGAAATGATTTCCGCCAGCGACAGTTTTAATACCGTTGATTTGGGAAGGTATTACGCCATTTTGCCAGCTGGCGCTGAATATAATATGAAAAACTACTGTACCCGCACCGGAGCTCAAAAGGTGATGCCAGGGTTTCGCTACGATAGCGGCAGCAATGAGCACTTCCTGGGGGTCGAAGAATTGCGAGCAATGATCGATGCTTACGTGCAGGGGAAGTAA